From Azospirillum humicireducens, a single genomic window includes:
- the smc gene encoding chromosome segregation protein SMC, producing the protein MQFTRLRLSGFKSFVDSTELVIEPGMTGIVGPNGCGKSNLVEALRWVMGETSAKRMRGGDMDDVIFGGTSSRPARNLGEVTLGVDNRSRTAPAGFNEHDELEITRRIERGSGSDYRINGKLVRARDVQLLFADNASGAASPALVSQGKVAQIISAKPQDRRALLEEAAGITGLHSRRHEAELRLKAAEGNLTRLDDVIGAMDTQLQSLKKQARQASRYRNLSDQIRKAEAVLWHLRWIAAQEERARAHAAFAAAEAAVRDRMLSVNQLTARRTEAAAGLPEKRQDEARAASALQRLVIAREQLDAEEKRVADQQRALEARLRQIAGDLGREEALAADAGEALTRLMAERDRLIAAQSDEEMLEEAAADALAEAREQVDALDRELMRLTEAVATDEARRAATQRQVADLESRAAGLAKRLAEQQAQRAVLEAEIAARADLSDAELAVDLAEQRLEQAREAAEAAEQAKAEAEPAQSRAREALSAADSACAKLRAEERALAELLEAGAGGPFPPLVDAVAVSPGYEGALAAALGDALTAPLDETAPVHWRTLPAYGSVAPLPEEVEPLSSRVEGPRAAARALAHVGVVDDAAAAESLSATLAPGQVLVSRDGGAWRWDGLTVQAGAPTAAAVRLKQRNRLAELRGELELAEERVELARETLDAAKLAVEEAAQADRRARDAVREGFAALNVARERHAKLAREADAASSRLASLADAVERLAADEREAAARRDEALELLESLPDPREGRDRVTDQRAALAERRAVLAERQNAVDRLTREAQARRQRLGAIQAETASWDTRSSGAGGRVAELRQRADEAEGELAQLSGRPAAIAAERQDLLDRIAMAERDRKRAADGLAEAEARLAETEQALHDAEAALADGREARARAEAAVSAALQQERTLTERIAERLDCRPEDTRAAADLDPAEPMPDAAAVEARLDKLTRERETMGPVNLRAEIEAQELEAQITGLHGEREDLTAAIARLRQGISSLNREARERLIASFDVVNRDFQDLFTRLFGGGKAYLELVNAEDPLNAGLEIYASPPGKKLQVLSLLSGGEQALTALSLLFAVFRSNPAPICVLDEVDAPLDEANVGRFCDLVEDIARQGDTRFLIITHHRLTMARVDRLFGVTMVERGVSQLVSVDLSRAEELRGVA; encoded by the coding sequence GTGCAGTTCACGCGTCTCCGCCTGTCGGGTTTCAAGTCTTTCGTCGATTCCACGGAACTGGTCATCGAACCCGGCATGACCGGGATCGTCGGCCCCAACGGCTGCGGCAAGTCCAATCTGGTGGAGGCGTTGCGTTGGGTGATGGGCGAGACCTCGGCCAAGCGCATGCGCGGCGGCGATATGGACGACGTCATCTTCGGCGGCACCTCCAGCCGGCCGGCCCGCAATTTGGGCGAGGTAACGCTGGGGGTGGACAACCGGTCGCGCACCGCGCCGGCCGGCTTCAACGAGCATGACGAGCTGGAGATCACCCGCCGGATCGAGCGCGGTTCCGGCTCCGACTACCGCATCAACGGCAAGCTGGTGCGTGCGCGCGATGTCCAGCTGCTGTTCGCCGACAACGCGTCGGGTGCCGCTTCGCCGGCCCTGGTCAGCCAAGGCAAGGTTGCGCAGATCATCTCTGCCAAGCCGCAGGACCGCAGGGCCCTGCTCGAGGAGGCCGCCGGCATCACCGGCCTGCATTCCCGCCGGCACGAGGCAGAGTTGCGGCTGAAGGCGGCGGAGGGCAACCTGACCCGCCTCGACGATGTCATCGGGGCGATGGACACCCAGTTGCAAAGCCTGAAGAAGCAGGCGCGGCAGGCCTCCCGCTACCGCAACCTGTCCGACCAGATCCGCAAGGCGGAAGCCGTGCTGTGGCACCTGCGCTGGATCGCCGCCCAGGAGGAGCGCGCCCGCGCCCATGCCGCCTTTGCAGCGGCCGAGGCGGCGGTGCGCGACCGCATGCTCTCCGTCAACCAGCTGACCGCGCGGCGGACGGAAGCCGCTGCCGGCCTGCCGGAGAAGCGCCAGGACGAGGCGCGTGCGGCTTCCGCCCTGCAAAGGCTGGTGATCGCCCGCGAACAGCTCGACGCCGAGGAGAAGCGCGTCGCCGACCAGCAGCGCGCCTTGGAGGCCCGGCTGCGCCAGATCGCCGGCGACCTTGGCCGTGAGGAGGCTCTGGCCGCCGATGCCGGGGAAGCGCTGACCCGTCTGATGGCCGAGCGCGACCGGTTGATCGCCGCACAATCCGACGAGGAGATGCTGGAGGAAGCCGCGGCGGACGCTCTGGCCGAGGCGCGCGAGCAGGTCGATGCTCTCGACCGCGAACTGATGCGCCTGACCGAAGCGGTCGCCACCGACGAGGCCCGCCGCGCCGCCACCCAGCGTCAGGTTGCCGATCTGGAGTCCCGTGCCGCCGGCCTCGCCAAGCGGCTGGCCGAACAGCAGGCCCAGCGCGCCGTGCTGGAGGCGGAGATTGCCGCCCGCGCCGACCTGTCGGACGCCGAACTGGCGGTGGACCTCGCCGAACAGCGGCTGGAGCAGGCCCGTGAGGCCGCGGAGGCCGCTGAACAGGCAAAGGCGGAGGCCGAACCGGCCCAATCCCGTGCCCGTGAGGCGCTGTCCGCTGCCGACTCCGCCTGTGCCAAGCTGCGTGCCGAAGAGCGGGCGCTGGCCGAGCTGCTGGAGGCCGGAGCCGGCGGGCCGTTCCCGCCGCTGGTCGACGCGGTGGCGGTGTCGCCCGGCTATGAGGGGGCGTTGGCCGCGGCGCTCGGCGACGCGCTGACCGCTCCGCTGGACGAAACCGCACCGGTGCATTGGCGCACGCTGCCGGCCTATGGCTCGGTGGCGCCGCTGCCGGAAGAGGTGGAGCCGCTGTCGAGCCGTGTGGAGGGACCGCGGGCCGCCGCCCGCGCGCTTGCCCATGTCGGGGTGGTCGACGATGCCGCTGCGGCCGAATCGTTGTCGGCGACGCTGGCGCCGGGGCAGGTGCTGGTCAGCCGCGACGGTGGCGCTTGGCGCTGGGATGGGCTGACCGTCCAGGCCGGGGCTCCAACGGCCGCCGCCGTCCGCCTCAAGCAGCGCAACCGCTTGGCCGAGCTGCGCGGCGAGCTGGAGCTTGCCGAGGAACGGGTCGAACTGGCGCGCGAGACCCTGGACGCCGCCAAGCTGGCCGTCGAAGAAGCGGCTCAGGCCGACCGCCGCGCCCGCGATGCCGTGCGCGAGGGCTTTGCCGCGCTGAACGTCGCTCGCGAACGCCATGCAAAGCTGGCGCGCGAGGCCGATGCCGCGTCCTCACGCCTTGCGTCACTGGCTGATGCCGTCGAGCGCCTTGCCGCCGACGAGCGCGAGGCTGCCGCCCGCCGCGACGAGGCCCTGGAGTTGCTGGAGTCGCTGCCGGACCCGCGTGAAGGGCGGGATCGGGTGACCGACCAGCGCGCCGCTCTGGCTGAACGCCGCGCCGTTCTGGCCGAGCGGCAGAATGCGGTCGACCGACTGACGCGCGAAGCGCAGGCCCGGCGCCAGCGCCTGGGCGCCATCCAGGCCGAAACCGCATCCTGGGACACGCGCTCCTCCGGGGCCGGTGGACGGGTGGCGGAACTGCGCCAGCGCGCCGACGAGGCCGAAGGCGAACTCGCCCAGCTCTCCGGACGGCCGGCGGCGATCGCGGCGGAACGCCAGGATCTGCTCGACCGCATTGCCATGGCGGAACGTGACCGCAAGCGCGCCGCCGATGGGCTGGCCGAGGCCGAGGCGCGGTTGGCGGAGACCGAACAGGCCCTGCACGATGCGGAAGCGGCGCTGGCCGATGGCCGAGAGGCGCGTGCGCGTGCCGAGGCCGCGGTGTCCGCCGCGCTCCAGCAGGAACGCACCCTGACGGAACGCATCGCCGAACGGCTGGATTGCCGGCCGGAGGACACTCGCGCCGCCGCCGACCTCGACCCCGCCGAACCGATGCCCGATGCTGCGGCGGTGGAAGCCCGGCTCGACAAGCTGACGCGCGAGCGCGAGACCATGGGGCCGGTCAATCTGCGCGCCGAGATCGAGGCGCAGGAGCTTGAGGCCCAGATCACCGGCCTGCATGGCGAGCGCGAGGATCTGACCGCCGCCATCGCCCGCCTGCGCCAGGGCATCTCCAGCCTGAACCGCGAGGCGCGTGAGCGCTTGATCGCCAGCTTCGACGTGGTCAACCGCGACTTCCAGGACCTGTTCACCCGCCTGTTCGGTGGCGGAAAGGCCTATCTGGAGCTGGTCAACGCCGAGGACCCGCTGAACGCCGGGCTGGAAATCTACGCCAGCCCGCCGGGCAAGAAGCTGCAGGTGCTCTCACTGCTGTCGGGTGGCGAGCAGGCCTTGACCGCGCTGTCGCTGCTGTTCGCCGTCTTCCGGTCGAATCCGGCGCCGATCTGCGTGCTGGACGAGGTCGACGCCCCGCTGGACGAGGCGAATGTCGGGCGCTTCTGCGATCTGGTGGAGGACATCGCGCGGCAGGGCGACACCCGTTTCCTGATCATCACCCACCACCGCCTGACCATGGCGCGGGTCGACCGCCTGTTCGGCGTGACCATGGTGGAGCGCGGCGTGTCGCAGCTTGTCAGCGTGGATCTGAGCCGTGCGGAGGAGTTGCGGGGGGTGGCGTGA
- a CDS encoding DsbA family protein, with the protein MNRKILGIAGLLAIGFTAAFGTAMTAASTAAQAAATLPPVSEMMAERVMGDPKAPVTILDYSSMTCSHCANFHVNVLPKIKEAYIDTGKAKLVFRDFPFDQAALSAAMLAHCAPPERYFPLTDVLFKSQPNWSRSSDPAKALAQYGKLAGMTQETIDACLANKELADAILNTRLTGQNQYKIEATPTFILNDGKARIEGAQSFEEFAKEIDKLLK; encoded by the coding sequence GTGAACCGCAAAATTTTGGGAATCGCCGGTCTTCTGGCCATCGGCTTCACCGCCGCGTTCGGCACCGCCATGACAGCGGCGTCCACGGCGGCTCAGGCCGCGGCCACCCTGCCGCCGGTTTCGGAGATGATGGCCGAGCGCGTGATGGGCGATCCGAAGGCGCCGGTGACGATCCTCGACTATTCGTCGATGACTTGCTCGCACTGCGCCAATTTCCACGTCAACGTGCTGCCGAAGATCAAGGAAGCCTATATCGACACCGGCAAGGCCAAGTTGGTCTTCCGCGACTTCCCCTTCGATCAGGCCGCACTCAGCGCCGCCATGCTGGCCCATTGCGCCCCGCCCGAGCGCTATTTCCCGCTCACCGACGTTCTGTTCAAGAGCCAGCCGAACTGGAGCCGCTCCTCCGACCCGGCCAAGGCGCTGGCGCAGTACGGCAAGCTGGCCGGCATGACCCAGGAGACCATCGACGCCTGTCTCGCCAACAAGGAGCTGGCCGACGCCATCCTGAACACCCGCCTGACCGGTCAGAACCAGTACAAGATCGAAGCCACTCCCACCTTCATCCTCAACGACGGCAAGGCCCGTATCGAAGGCGCCCAGTCGTTCGAGGAGTTCGCGAAGGAAATCGACAAGCTGCTGAAGTAA
- a CDS encoding DUF721 domain-containing protein, whose amino-acid sequence MSGPRRIGQSVPEVAGKVLGKRGLAFGALITDWPSIVGQQLSLRTAPDKLSFPRGKREEATLHIRAMGAIALELQHLEPQIIERINGFFGYRAVAKIKLIHAALPSTPSPVVRPRALTMDEEIGITTTTAGVEDEELRATLERFGRSLMARPKRAAR is encoded by the coding sequence ATGAGCGGACCGCGTCGCATCGGCCAATCCGTTCCGGAGGTCGCCGGCAAGGTGCTGGGCAAGCGCGGGCTTGCCTTCGGCGCGCTGATCACCGACTGGCCGTCGATCGTCGGACAGCAGCTGTCGCTGCGCACCGCTCCCGACAAGCTCAGCTTTCCCCGCGGCAAGCGCGAGGAGGCGACGCTGCACATCCGCGCCATGGGCGCCATCGCGCTGGAGTTGCAGCATCTGGAACCGCAGATCATCGAACGCATCAACGGTTTCTTCGGCTATCGCGCCGTGGCGAAGATCAAGCTGATCCATGCGGCGCTGCCCTCCACGCCCTCGCCAGTGGTGCGCCCGCGCGCCCTGACGATGGACGAGGAGATCGGCATCACCACCACCACCGCGGGGGTCGAGGACGAGGAGCTGCGAGCCACCCTGGAACGCTTCGGCCGCTCGCTGATGGCGCGGCCGAAGCGCGCCGCGCGATAG
- the mutY gene encoding A/G-specific adenine glycosylase — protein MIPNSIEAARRLLSWYDRHRRDLPWRAKPGETADPYRVWLSEIMLQQTTVPAAAPYFRSFTERWPTVRDLADAPLDDVLVAWAGLGYYARARNLHKCARVVADAHGGQFPGDEAALLDLPGIGAYTAAAITSIAFDRKATVVDGNVERVIARIFAVEEPLPNGKPTLRRLAATLTPDFRPGDYAQAMMDLGATICTPRKPKCMLCPWAEYCEARAAGIAESLPRKAAKAEKPTRRGVAYWLLNPEGAVLLRRRAEEGLLGGMAEVPSTAWGPELPGEAAVAAQQPFPARWRRLPGLVRHTFTHFHLELEVVAAKAGPDWQRADGNWVPVDRLGDQALPSVMVKVVRHALATV, from the coding sequence ATGATTCCAAATTCGATCGAGGCCGCCCGGCGGCTGCTATCCTGGTACGACCGCCACCGCCGCGACCTGCCCTGGCGCGCCAAGCCGGGGGAGACCGCCGATCCCTACCGGGTCTGGCTGTCCGAGATCATGCTGCAGCAGACCACCGTGCCCGCCGCCGCCCCCTATTTCCGCAGCTTCACCGAACGCTGGCCGACCGTGCGCGATCTGGCCGACGCGCCGCTGGACGACGTGCTGGTCGCCTGGGCCGGGCTCGGCTACTACGCACGGGCGCGCAACCTGCACAAATGCGCGCGCGTCGTGGCAGACGCGCATGGCGGGCAGTTTCCCGGCGACGAGGCGGCTCTGTTGGATTTGCCGGGCATCGGGGCCTACACGGCTGCCGCCATCACCTCCATCGCCTTCGACCGCAAGGCAACCGTGGTGGACGGCAATGTCGAGCGGGTGATCGCCCGAATCTTCGCGGTGGAGGAGCCTCTGCCCAACGGCAAGCCGACCCTGCGGCGGCTGGCCGCCACCCTGACGCCGGACTTCCGGCCCGGCGACTATGCCCAGGCGATGATGGACCTGGGCGCCACCATCTGCACCCCGCGCAAGCCGAAATGCATGCTGTGCCCCTGGGCGGAGTATTGCGAGGCACGCGCCGCCGGCATCGCCGAAAGCCTGCCGCGCAAAGCAGCCAAGGCCGAGAAGCCGACCCGCCGCGGCGTCGCCTATTGGTTGCTGAACCCCGAGGGCGCCGTCCTGCTGCGCCGCCGCGCGGAGGAAGGGCTGCTGGGCGGCATGGCTGAGGTGCCGTCGACCGCCTGGGGACCGGAATTGCCTGGCGAGGCCGCGGTCGCGGCGCAGCAGCCGTTCCCTGCGCGCTGGCGCCGGCTGCCGGGGCTGGTCCGCCATACATTCACCCATTTTCACCTTGAGCTTGAGGTGGTCGCCGCCAAGGCCGGTCCGGACTGGCAGCGGGCCGATGGGAACTGGGTGCCGGTGGACCGCCTGGGCGATCAGGCTCTGCCGTCGGTGATGGTGAAGGTGGTGCGCCACGCCCTTGCCACCGTGTGA
- a CDS encoding DUF1194 domain-containing protein has product MPRTVMTALLVLLVLVGPLQAAAPGKDVQAGVALVLALDGSASITTGDLEFQLQGHAAAFRDPAVAEALASARARVTLAAYSGPNSLKVLIPWTALAKPEDAGRFAERIDALPRGFQGDSTAIGSAILEAAKLFDRGGKAPRQVIDLVSNGFSNGGIDPAEARDRVTKRGIIVNGLAILDEFPWLEEYFEESVIGGPGSFVKSAMDKDSFVAALRQKLILEMVALPDHMPPQGAAIP; this is encoded by the coding sequence ATGCCGCGTACCGTGATGACCGCCCTGCTCGTCCTGCTGGTTCTGGTCGGTCCCCTGCAGGCCGCCGCGCCCGGAAAGGATGTGCAGGCCGGCGTGGCTCTGGTTCTGGCGCTCGACGGGTCGGCCTCCATCACCACCGGCGACCTGGAATTCCAGCTGCAGGGCCATGCCGCCGCCTTCCGCGATCCGGCGGTGGCGGAAGCGCTGGCGTCGGCGCGGGCGCGGGTGACGCTGGCCGCCTATTCGGGGCCGAACAGTCTGAAGGTTCTGATCCCCTGGACGGCCCTGGCCAAGCCGGAGGATGCCGGCCGCTTCGCCGAGCGCATCGACGCCCTGCCCCGCGGCTTCCAGGGCGACTCGACGGCCATCGGCAGCGCCATCCTGGAGGCGGCGAAGCTGTTCGACCGCGGCGGCAAGGCGCCGCGGCAGGTGATCGATCTGGTCTCCAACGGCTTTTCCAACGGCGGGATCGACCCGGCCGAGGCGCGCGACCGGGTGACGAAACGCGGAATCATCGTCAACGGCCTAGCCATCCTCGACGAATTCCCCTGGCTGGAGGAGTATTTCGAGGAGAGCGTGATCGGCGGACCGGGAAGCTTCGTGAAAAGCGCGATGGACAAGGACAGCTTCGTCGCCGCACTGCGACAGAAACTGATCCTTGAAATGGTCGCCCTGCCCGATCACATGCCACCACAAGGCGCCGCCATCCCGTAG
- a CDS encoding NAD(P)/FAD-dependent oxidoreductase — MERVDFLVVGAGIAGASAAYELAAQGRVLVLERESQPGYHSTGRSAALYTQTYGPAPIRALTVASWNFYTNPPGGFADHDLLTPRGVLIVGRDDEVDRLDAEYEQGRRLTPSVERYDRDQVLARAPFLRPDYVAGGVWEPDARDIDVHALHHGFLRGLKARGGRVVTDAEVRALARRDGLWVAETSAGSFAAPVVVNAAGAWADELAKLAGVAAVGLVPKRRTAITFDPVFEDPADKAGLDGWPMVSDVAETFYVKPDAGRLLASPADQTPVEPCDVQPEDIDVAVTVDRLEQASRFSVRRLAHRWAGLRSFVADKVPVVGFAPDAEGFFWLAGQGGYGIQTAPAMGRVAAGLATGRGLPSDVRALGVTESDLSPARPR, encoded by the coding sequence TTGGAACGCGTCGATTTCCTGGTGGTCGGGGCCGGCATCGCCGGCGCCTCGGCAGCCTACGAGCTGGCCGCACAGGGCCGGGTGCTGGTGCTGGAGCGCGAATCTCAGCCGGGCTATCACTCCACCGGTCGATCCGCGGCGCTCTATACCCAGACCTACGGCCCGGCGCCGATCCGCGCCCTGACGGTGGCGAGCTGGAATTTCTACACCAACCCGCCGGGCGGCTTCGCCGACCATGACCTGCTGACGCCGCGCGGCGTGCTGATCGTCGGCCGCGACGATGAGGTCGACCGGCTGGATGCGGAATATGAACAAGGCCGCCGCCTGACCCCGTCGGTCGAACGTTACGACCGCGACCAGGTCCTGGCTCGGGCACCCTTCCTGCGTCCGGACTATGTGGCCGGCGGCGTGTGGGAGCCGGATGCCCGCGACATCGACGTTCACGCCCTGCATCACGGCTTTCTGCGCGGGCTGAAGGCTCGCGGTGGCCGGGTGGTGACAGATGCCGAAGTGCGAGCGCTGGCTCGCCGCGACGGCCTGTGGGTGGCGGAAACCAGCGCCGGCAGCTTCGCGGCACCTGTGGTGGTGAACGCCGCCGGGGCCTGGGCCGACGAACTGGCGAAGCTGGCCGGAGTCGCCGCGGTCGGACTGGTGCCGAAGCGGCGTACCGCCATCACCTTCGACCCGGTTTTCGAGGATCCAGCCGACAAGGCAGGGCTTGATGGCTGGCCGATGGTGTCGGACGTGGCCGAGACCTTCTACGTCAAGCCCGATGCCGGCCGCCTGCTGGCCTCACCCGCCGACCAGACTCCGGTCGAGCCCTGCGACGTGCAGCCCGAGGACATCGACGTCGCCGTGACGGTGGACCGGTTGGAACAAGCGTCGCGCTTCTCCGTTCGGAGATTGGCCCACCGCTGGGCGGGGCTGCGCAGCTTCGTGGCGGACAAGGTGCCGGTCGTGGGGTTCGCGCCCGATGCGGAGGGATTCTTCTGGCTTGCCGGCCAGGGCGGCTACGGCATCCAGACCGCGCCGGCCATGGGCCGGGTGGCAGCGGGACTCGCCACCGGCCGTGGACTGCCGTCGGATGTCCGGGCCTTGGGGGTGACCGAGTCCGACCTGTCGCCGGCCCGGCCGCGGTAA
- a CDS encoding OmpW/AlkL family protein — translation MTILSRAAAALLATSALVAIASPSLAQDFKGKSAGDIVVRARGLAVLPQEKGTLNNTALGDIGSAKVGKDYIPEVDFSYFFTDNIAAELIAGTSRHKVRGNLLPALGSGIEIGKVSLLPPTLTVQYHFMPKERISPYIGAGINYTLFYNEDSANNPNSAGLRITDVEYKNRFGWALQAGVDVALTGNWSLNVDVKKIFLKTDVTATVNGALPVTSKVTLDPWLVGVGIGYRF, via the coding sequence ATGACCATCCTGTCGCGCGCCGCCGCCGCCCTGCTGGCGACCTCGGCCCTCGTCGCCATCGCTTCCCCGTCGCTCGCTCAGGACTTCAAGGGCAAGTCGGCCGGCGACATCGTCGTCCGCGCGCGCGGCCTGGCCGTGCTGCCGCAGGAAAAGGGCACCCTGAACAACACCGCGCTGGGTGACATCGGGTCGGCGAAGGTCGGCAAGGACTACATCCCCGAAGTCGACTTCTCCTACTTCTTCACCGACAACATCGCCGCCGAGCTGATCGCCGGCACCAGCCGCCACAAGGTCCGCGGCAACCTGCTGCCGGCGCTGGGCAGCGGCATCGAGATCGGCAAGGTCTCCTTGCTGCCGCCGACCCTGACGGTGCAGTACCACTTCATGCCGAAGGAGCGCATCAGCCCCTACATCGGCGCCGGTATCAACTACACCCTGTTCTACAACGAGGATTCGGCCAACAATCCGAACTCGGCCGGCCTGCGCATCACCGACGTCGAGTACAAGAACCGCTTCGGCTGGGCTCTGCAGGCGGGTGTCGACGTCGCCCTGACCGGCAACTGGTCGCTGAACGTCGACGTCAAGAAGATCTTCCTGAAGACTGACGTCACCGCGACCGTCAACGGCGCGCTGCCGGTCACCTCGAAGGTCACGCTGGACCCGTGGCTGGTCGGCGTCGGCATTGGCTACCGCTTCTAA
- a CDS encoding CBS domain-containing protein, whose product MHVAAVLKRKGNRIVSAAPDDTVAAVTRLLTENRIGAILVMDDNGQPVGILSERDIVRAVARDGATALDRPAADLMTRDLITATPTDTVAEMMAVMTERRIRHVPIIESGRVVGVISIGDVVKARIDDAELEVESLRGYVAGMG is encoded by the coding sequence ATGCATGTTGCAGCCGTCTTGAAACGCAAGGGCAACCGGATCGTTTCCGCCGCACCGGACGATACCGTGGCAGCCGTCACCCGCCTGCTGACCGAGAACCGGATCGGCGCAATTCTGGTGATGGACGACAATGGCCAACCGGTCGGCATCCTGTCGGAACGTGACATCGTGCGTGCCGTCGCCCGCGACGGTGCAACGGCACTCGACCGCCCGGCGGCGGACCTGATGACGCGCGACCTGATCACCGCCACCCCGACGGACACCGTAGCCGAAATGATGGCCGTGATGACCGAACGGCGCATCCGCCATGTGCCCATCATCGAGTCCGGGCGCGTGGTCGGCGTCATCAGCATCGGCGACGTGGTGAAGGCCCGGATCGACGATGCAGAGCTGGAGGTCGAGTCCCTGCGCGGCTATGTGGCCGGAATGGGCTGA
- a CDS encoding response regulator, with product MKILIGDDHVLFREGLRRLLEQLRENATFAEASNFDELLDMAASKDEAYDLILTDLRMPGWPGFSGIGMLRDRQPNSKVVVVSASEAQSDVREALENGAAGYIPKSSSVKIMLSALDLIFSGGVYVPATVLREGIEPDHRGGSVMPPTDPQLEQLLTQRQREVLDRLREGKSNKQIAHELGLSEGTVKIHMTAIFKSLGVRNRTQAAMAFPQSHSA from the coding sequence ATGAAGATCCTGATCGGTGATGATCACGTCCTGTTCCGGGAAGGTCTTCGCCGTCTGCTTGAGCAGCTGCGCGAAAACGCGACCTTTGCGGAAGCCAGCAATTTCGACGAGCTACTGGACATGGCGGCTTCGAAGGATGAAGCCTATGACCTGATTCTGACCGACCTGCGTATGCCGGGCTGGCCCGGGTTCTCCGGCATTGGCATGTTGCGCGACCGGCAGCCGAACTCGAAGGTCGTTGTCGTATCGGCGTCCGAGGCGCAGTCCGACGTGCGGGAAGCGCTGGAGAACGGCGCGGCAGGATACATTCCGAAATCATCCAGCGTGAAGATCATGTTGAGCGCGCTCGACCTGATCTTCTCCGGCGGTGTCTATGTGCCGGCGACGGTGTTGCGCGAAGGGATCGAGCCCGATCATCGCGGCGGTTCGGTGATGCCGCCGACCGACCCGCAGTTGGAACAACTGCTGACTCAGCGTCAGCGCGAGGTGCTCGATCGCCTGCGCGAAGGCAAGTCGAACAAGCAGATCGCCCATGAACTGGGCCTGTCCGAAGGCACTGTGAAGATCCACATGACCGCGATCTTCAAGTCTCTCGGCGTGCGCAACCGTACCCAGGCGGCCATGGCCTTTCCGCAGTCGCATTCGGCGTAA